Part of the Acidobacteriota bacterium genome is shown below.
TCATAAAGAGAACGCTTGATCCCAACCCGAGCCCCTGTCGGGATGGTGTAGCCACCTGGCGGGCAGCAGATGTCTTGAGAAGGCAAAGCGTGTGCGAGGAGAGATACTGGAGGTATAATAAGAATCGCTGGAGTTATCCCAACAAATCCTGCATCGACAACCTCACCCAGGCACCACCACCATCCGCTGCCAGAAGAAACGCCCATTATGGCATCCAGAGTTATCGGCTCATCTTCGACGACGGTCCCACCGGCGCTACCAGCATAAAGAATGTCGATTACCTCAAACGGATTATCTTCGCCGACTACAATATCGTGATCGGTCTTTATGTGGCAGGTACCGATTGGGGAGATGGAAAGGGGATAATCCGTGTTCAATACGATGCTCGTGGAAACCCAGTTTCCCCGAGAGGCGGACACGCGATGCTCATTTGCGGGTATAACGATAAGGATCAGTATTTCATCGTGAAGAACAGCTGGGGTCCAAGTTGGGGACACTCGGGATATGCCTACATCAGCTACAACTACATCCGTCAGTATGCGAAGTACGGGTTCTATGTGATAAGAGCGCGGACAAGGTAAAAAAGGAAACGAGATTAAAGCGAGGGGCGCAAGCTGCGCCCTCGCTTTTTCTCTGCTACTTCTCGAAACTGGCTACCAGCCCGATAAAAGCACCTACGGGGAGAAAAAGAGGGGAAAGGCTCCGTTTACCAGGAAAAACGGTGGTCTGATAGAGGATCTCCTTTATCCTGATCCCCCTTTCCTCAGCCACCTTAAGAACCAATCTCCTCAGGTTAAACGGGGAGTAGAATCGGGCATAGCGGTAAGGGTTTTCTCGGCCAAGGAGAAGTTCTATCCTCCTTCTCATCCCGGTGGGACTTAGGCTGTTTAGCACGCCGAGGATGATCATTCCTCGCCCTACTCGAAACATCTCCCCTATCGT
Proteins encoded:
- a CDS encoding C1 family peptidase produces the protein MGFRGRRYILPLVIVALLGVAFLGAQIKIQKVQKVQIKPKLIRANPVLLRQMYYVRKNVPYIKILKRKEIPLIPLSMMRIEAPMRIKRVHKSEGMKFLEASKKKYPSLKVNYLKVNLKLVMAFIRARMDHRPKMTPIRDQGHRGTCVAFACMAALEPFPTIPDDLSEQYAYYIIKRTLDPNPSPCRDGVATWRAADVLRRQSVCEERYWRYNKNRWSYPNKSCIDNLTQAPPPSAARRNAHYGIQSYRLIFDDGPTGATSIKNVDYLKRIIFADYNIVIGLYVAGTDWGDGKGIIRVQYDARGNPVSPRGGHAMLICGYNDKDQYFIVKNSWGPSWGHSGYAYISYNYIRQYAKYGFYVIRARTR